The candidate division WOR-3 bacterium genome has a segment encoding these proteins:
- a CDS encoding transcriptional repressor — translation MKTPELLEQFHRLKSNRGLKRSSKRSFVIDYFMKQDRHYSVEGLYEEVKRLNPGISYSTVYRTLNLLVELGLATACDFGSGILKFEPAHRAGHHDHLVCRRCGRIIEFENPEIEKLQNKVAKKYRFLVDSHRMELYGLCEKCQKPRRRNQNGTD, via the coding sequence ATGAAAACCCCCGAGCTTTTAGAACAATTCCACCGATTGAAATCGAATCGAGGGTTGAAACGTTCTTCAAAGCGATCTTTTGTGATTGACTACTTTATGAAACAGGACCGCCATTACAGTGTGGAAGGCCTTTATGAAGAGGTCAAAAGGCTCAATCCGGGGATCAGCTACTCCACGGTTTACCGGACACTCAATCTTCTTGTGGAACTCGGTCTTGCGACTGCCTGTGATTTCGGAAGCGGAATATTGAAATTTGAACCTGCACACCGGGCAGGGCATCACGATCACCTCGTGTGCCGGCGGTGCGGCAGAATAATAGAATTCGAAAATCCCGAGATCGAGAAATTACAGAACAAGGTTGCGAAAAAATATCGTTTTCTCGTCGATTCTCACCGGATGGAACTATACGGTTTGTGTGAAAAATGCCAGAAACCACGCAGGAGGAATCAAAATGGCACTGATTGA